The genomic DNA AGCACTGTATCCAGGGTACTCTGAGGGACAGAAAGCTGCACCTAGGCTATCAAAACTGAGGCTCTtttgctgctattgctattagtatcaacaacaacaaaaatattgcatAGTGGGCCTTGTTATCCACTTGGTTTTTGTTTCAGAACttaccatggataccaaaatcagtggatgctcaagtcccattaaatacaatggcaaagtaaaatgctataaaatggtaaaatcaaggtttgctttttggaatgtatacatttttagaatattttcaagccatagatggttgaatccatggataaagaatcagtggatgtGGAGGGCAGCCTCTATTTACATCTTTATTTTTGAACTAAATCCTACAGACATTTTTCCTTACCTTTGAATTGCTTCATAACACTAACTAAAAGAGGATTTATATCACAAATGTCCCAGAGTTTCCACCTCAGTTCTACAGAAAAAGCCAGTGGATTCTCAAATGACACCTTCTCCTCACTCCTGGTAGAGATAAACAAGATTAAAATAGGTTATATTACTACCTATCCAATCCATAATTTGAGAGTAGAGCAAAATAAAGAAACTGAAGGGAAGGAGAACAATACAGAATGACAATTGCCATCAGGTTTTTGAGTCCAATTACGTttattactgttgtgtgccttcaagttatttctgaaccTACATTTAGGAGTAAAGGCATTTCTTTCACTGATGCCGCATTACCCCTCCCTGCATCTTCCCCCAAATATGGCTCTGCCCATTTGAGCTGCCTGTCCCCAGACTTAGGGGAGGTGCTGGCTGTCAGAGAGGCCCAGACAGATGGCTCCTTGGCTGGACCAGACCACCAGGCAGGTGGGCACTGGATGGTATGGGCATTGACTGGTTGGGGTATGGAGGCACCCACAGAAACCTGCAGCATCCCACCCCGCCAGCCCTGGCAATAACTGAGAcactgtggaaagggcgcacatttgtgtgtgcacacactcCTCTTTTCTTGGTGCTTTGGCCAGTTGAGACAAGCCAGCCAAAGCACGAGGAGTAGGCAAGAAGGGTGTACGCATGTATGCGCTTGGCCCTCTTCCCCCTTCTTTGGGTCCGGAGCACCAGGAtagtggggaaggagagagagcatGCACCCGTCCCTCTTTCTCGGTTGCCTTAGTTCCCTTCCGAGAAATGTTGAGGCTCACACATACCCCTGCGGTGTTAGGAGGGAACAATCAGGTGTCATCCCTCCTCtgtggtgtcacttggtgcagtccgcacccctcATGATGCCACTGGTTACTAGGAGAAGTAGAAAGTTCCTCACAACCTCTCTTTGGATTGTGAGAAAAACCTAAAGGAAATATGCTGTGGAAAGATGGTCAGGAGCATGACACACCTGCAACACCTGGTCCTTTGTGACTGTATGTAGCCCAAGAGTGTTCCAATGGTTCATTCCAATGGGACTGAATGGAGCAGTCATTGCAAATGTTGGTACTAGAATGAACCATCTGAGGAATCTAAATAAGCAATCAAGACATGAATTGCACCATAACAGCTATTGGGGCTTTGCTTTGCCAAGTGATAGGCACTTGTGTCTTTCCTTTGCAATATAACCTATgttaaggttaagaggtgataggatagccatgtttaaatatttgaaagagtgccacattgaagatggagcaaacttgttttctgctgctccagagactagagcaatggattcaagctataggaaaagagattccatctaaacattaggaagaacttcctgatggtaagattTTGTATTGATTctgcatttctgcatggcagaaggttggactggatgccttttgaaatctcttccaactctatgagtctatgtgcTACAACCAGAGTTCTCAAAGGATAATCCAATTTTGATGCATACTTTTCAATCCAATCATTATGTGGCACTAATGGAAATGAGTAAGATCCCCTTACCTCTGCAAGATAGCTTTCACATCctagaggggaagagagagaaagaaacgtgaactgaggccccattcccacttgcccaTTTCCCcgggatagaactgggcagatctggttgTCCCCATATTGAATCTGCTCAGAAAGAAGTGCCcgctaccctttaccttgattgggGCAATTTGCCCTTCCGGAGTTCACATTTGtagtactgctttaaaatggagcctccttgttgtcaatcaagttcacttccgctttcatcaaaggtgacatatcctacggccattggccaaccaaatgggtgcttttccctctccttttttaaaaaaaactggcagtaGTTTGCACTAAAATGACCtcattctggggttttcttggcaagattggttccgaggagatttgccattgcctttcttctgaggctgagagagtgtgattccccCAAAGTCAGGGGTTTTCACAGCCTtccctctagcttcccctttgcttccagcccagcatttcctcctctttggaacctcttcccttcccttcacttCAAGCTCAAGTCTACTTACATTCTTCAGCTGGTGCTGGAAGCACAGAAGAGTATAATCACACATGAACAACACCCTACAAGTATACAAAGCCCCTAACAAACAACATCTTCTTTTTATACTTTGTAGCCTGGCCCCTTCCTCCTTGTCACATGTCTACTTGGAAGgtatcagcattgggaggatggtgaaggaaggtGGACAGACATAGACCTCTTGTATCAGGTCACAGCAgcgtgtctgcagtaaacaatgtaataagGCTTGAGCTGGGAAAACGGGATTCTACTTTAGCTGATGCTACTCTAGATGTGTTTGcctgcttacaacaggcaaggtaaacagcagctgcctccagaatcccttactgagcatgcgtAAACAGCGAAACAGCAAAAAAAGTAGATAAGCCTTCCTTACCAGCACCCAGCACATTAGAGAACAGATCTATACAGTTGGCAGCTGGATATCATAAAAGAAGTAGACactagtgaaagaaagaaaaaatgtcccTGGAACCTAATCCTaatctttctatgttatttctgtctccaaTACTAAATTCTCTGTTAAAGAAAAAATGCTAAAGAACAAACTGATTTTGTAAAATGTATGTTGTTCTGGGCAGCAAAAGCAGCAAAGACAAGTAACTAGCGTTTCTTGGTAGGCTGCCTCATTGTCCTGTCTGATCTGTCACATACTTATTTTTGCTCTTTTGTTTAAATTAACCTCAACCATTCCTTTCTTAGCAAAGTAGATATAGGTAGCAAAACATCTTTCTATTTCTCAAGAATGTCATTTCTCTAATAAATGCTTTCTCTTCACTTGTGATTGTGTTTTATTCCAGGAACCAGCACCCTGGCAAACCAACAATGCATAAGCTCTTTCAACTGAAGGATTgaggacaatgaagaaaactacCACAAAGGAAGGATGGGGAGATCATTGGCTGCATTTCACCAAAGGAAGCTGCTGAGATCTGGGTGAAGAGGTCTATGTTGCGAGCAATGTAGGGTGCTTATtatagtttttatgggttttttgggctatgtggccatgttctagaagagtttattcctgacatttcaccagcatctgtggctggcatcttcaaagaatattggcatagaagagagctggatacacacacacactgtgtgtcacagtaaatggtggctgtatGATGGAAACCATGCatggatggggctaagaacttCACACAGAAACTGGCAGTCCACATGATGGTAAATgtaactgcaggaaaagagattccacctcaacattaggaggaacttcctgacagtaagggctgtccaacagtggaactcactccatcggagtgtagtggagtctccttccttggaggtctttaaacagaggcgggatagccatctatcagggatgctttgactgagatttcctctatggcaggggttggactggatggcccttgtggcctcttccaactctattattctatgattcaatgcaCAATCTTGTTCATTTTGGATCCTCCCATATGTAACACAACCAGCTCTCAGTACATCAACTTGAGTCTCTTTATTCCTTTTGTGAGTGGAGGTGATGTTCCAGGTTTGGAAGCCAACTTTGCTCTATCGAGCTGCTTGGTCTTGTTTAGCTTTTCTTACCTGCAGGAGTTCACTTGCCGGCTGTTGCTTCTTCTCCTCCATTTCCTGGATAAGACTTTCAAGAGAAGAGAGTTCCCCAGATAGCCTGGCCAGATATTCATCTCTTTTCTTTGAAACTTCCTTCTTCACCTCTTCCATCCGGGACAGCAGAAGCTTTTCTTGCTCTTCCAGAAACTGATGTAATTGTCTAAATTCAGCCACTGCCTTTTCCATCTCTGCTTCTGTTTGTTTCTACAATAAGCAGATGGAGAAAAGGATGGTGATGATTAGTCGCCACCATGTTTGTGAATGGTAAGTTTGTCTTGGTCATTTTAAACAGTGTCAAAAGGTGTACAATAAGGGTCAGGAGTTGTTGCCTTCAGAGCAGTGATTTTTCAACCAGTGTGGGTTTCAAGTGAGTCAAATTTAgtttgtaatatatttttaattaggaAAATGGGAAATCCTATTTTGTCCTTGCTTTCTCAAAATGCTTTCTTAGAAGCATAGTATGCCTCCTCATATCATTCTGTGGTAACACTAAAGCACAAtgactaaaataaatatttgtttcacAATATACAcatgatattatttattttacttgacCTATATGAATAGTATTACTTTGGCAGGGAGATCCAGGCAAGATGACACAGCCTGTTGTGTTCTAAGGAGCCCTGGTATACTGTCTTTTACATTGCATTTTTATCTTGCTTGCTATTGCATtggtttgtttctatttttttttgttctccaAAAGAAAGCAATGGTTTAAAAAAGTACACAAGAACTTTCCAGACTGTGAAAATAGTCTTCCATAATCCCACTCACCATGAGTTCTGTTGGGTAGGACTGCTGGAAATTATACAGTAGATacttgctatctgctgggatttggttttaTGCTCAAATcttaatatatacagtggtgtagtaaaatggtgccctttgtataacatggcaaaaaatctttgctttttggaggttttttgttttttaaaacaaaaatttttAAGCCATtcatggctgaatctgtggatgtagaatccCTGGATACTGATGGTCCACTGTAGATCTAAAACATCTATAGGTCCACAGTGTCCTACATTGGTATGGAAAGCAAATTTCAATTTTTACCAATATAGAATATCATtaagaactacataaattcacTTTCTAAATATCCTTTTTGAAGCATTTATTTTGGTATAACAGGCGACTGGAAATAATAGATATTCTAGCAAGCAGAAGTGCCTTGTTGCTATTGACTTTTCTgcattttatattgcattttgtTACAGGTACCTGCTTCCTTCCTTGTAACAGTCAAACTTACTAATAAGTCTTGGCTTTCATTTTCTGTTTCGGATTTGTAAGTTagacatttttctctttctttcttcagaaCCTCCAGAGAACTACTGATTAAATCCTAAAGAGAATACAGAGGTACAGGTTAGTTTCAGGAATTTATCATGTGACTTTTAAACTTTGGATTATAGTACTTTTGGTTATATCTATCACACAACACTATCTCCCTATTGttgctgccttgtcctccaaGTGTGGTTAGTCTGCACCTTGCCATTAgtggggaaaacctgtcaatgagctcCCAATTCGCTCAttatttatttctgacttatgggctGTATCTGCCttagagaaataatccaggttgacatcactttgatGGGGGAAAATCGGGGGGCGGTGAGGCATATATCCTGCAAACTGGCACGATCAAGCTGAAGATTTCCAGAAGATGTTGCGCTTATCCAGGATTTAACCCATGCAGAACCagcaatgctccagcaacaaactattccAGGGACTTTCCcatgaatagtttgttgctgAAGCATTGCTGCTTCTACATGGGTTAGTCCTGGATAagcgcaatgtgtctgaaaatcttcaacacaataataataatttgttttatttatataccgctattccaaagatcatagcggtgaacagcaagtaagctaattagcaagtaagctaatttgcccccaacagtctgggtactcattttagcgacctcggaaggatgcaagcctgagtcgagcttgggcccttttgctggtcttgaactcgcaaccttgtggtttcgagtgaatggctgcagtacaggcatttcaccactgcaccaccagggccccTTTGCCGAGAGGATACCTTTTACTCTTGGCTTTTCTTCTTGGcccccatatgataatctcccattgctcagtgctatgaaatcctggaaattgtagtttgttttggcaccagagctctctgacagtgaaggctaaatgtctcacaaaagtacaattccaggaattccatgacattgaggcaatctggattatttccccaTGATAGCtacaaagctatcatggggatttcttggcaagtttcttcagagggggtttgtcatggccatcccctgaggctgagaattcgcatggctgagttgggatttgaaccctggtccagaGTCGTAACCcaaaactcaaaacactacaccatggtggctcatGGTGTAGATGGTTTACACCATGAGCCGCCATTGTCTACGGTGTAGAATCACCCAAATTCCGTGGTCATGTCTTACTTTGTACTCTTGAGAAACCTCTTCCACAGGAACCACCTGGTGATCTCGGTGCTCCTTGGACCTGTCGCACACCACGCAGATGGAGGTCTTATCCTCCTTGCAAAAGAGCTTCAGGGGCTCCTGGTGCTTATCACaatctcccttcctcttcctcgtTTGGCGGCTGAGTTTCTGGGTGATTTCTACAAACCTAGCCAGCTGCCAATTGGGGATGACATTCCTTTGCTGGATGGCTACTCTACATTGAGGGCAGGTGGCCTCgtccttcagctgcctccagaactGGGTCAGGCAGTCGTGGCAGAAATTGTGCCCACATTCAATGGTCACAGGGTTTTGCAAATACTCCAGGCAGATGGTGCACAGAGCCTCCTCGCAGAGGTCCTGGAAGTGATCCTCAGCAGCAGCCATGCTCTTGCTGTCTTGCAACCAGGACAAAGTTAACTTTCAGAAATGAAGCACTCACTACAAGTTGTGAAAAGGGGAATGCAATGGGTTGGAGGAACAGGTTCtggataaaaaaggaaaaagaagatatgAACACAGGGCAGAAACCATATAGATCACATGtcttatttcttcatttaaaCAGATGtgtgttatacagtgggcccttgttatccgctagggtttggttccaggcccccctgtggataacaaaatccgaggatgctcaagtcccattctatccagtggcataacaaaatgatgtcttttatataaaatcaaggtttgctatttcgaatttctgctttttctgaatattttcaagccatggatgcttgaatccgtggattaaaaaaatcagtggataaggagggccgattaTAAGTGATATTATGTgttgttaatctgttgttgttccccgcctGAATCCATGAggtgggttattattattattattattattattattattattattattattatttaataataactgAATACACTGTcagaattcaaaacagcattgaagaccaatcttccggcaggcttatccagatcattttttaaattgtaaattttaaatgatgaattttaaatgtggattgtttaatatgtatacatcttataaataatataattaatctTACTTACCCTAttaaatttatgttttttaaatgatgtgtcaagatggggaacaacaacaataagcaaaCAAGCAACAATTAGCaaataaagaacaaaatgtttgtttgtcaatccatggggagaggtgggtaagaagtTGCTGTTGCCTTGCACAGTATTCTTTCACACacccattaattaattaattaattagtatgccacttttctcccagaaagggacccaaggcagctcacagctaaaaacattttaaaaaacagtacag from Sceloporus undulatus isolate JIND9_A2432 ecotype Alabama chromosome 2, SceUnd_v1.1, whole genome shotgun sequence includes the following:
- the LOC121921967 gene encoding E3 ubiquitin-protein ligase TRIM7-like, giving the protein MAAAEDHFQDLCEEALCTICLEYLQNPVTIECGHNFCHDCLTQFWRQLKDEATCPQCRVAIQQRNVIPNWQLARFVEITQKLSRQTRKRKGDCDKHQEPLKLFCKEDKTSICVVCDRSKEHRDHQVVPVEEVSQEYKDLISSSLEVLKKEREKCLTYKSETENESQDLLKQTEAEMEKAVAEFRQLHQFLEEQEKLLLSRMEEVKKEVSKKRDEYLARLSGELSSLESLIQEMEEKKQQPASELLQDVKAILQRSEEKVSFENPLAFSVELRWKLWDICDINPLLVSVMKQFKDALIPGLQLQKANVTLDPDTAHPKLILSRDKKSVACGAQYRDLPDNLERFNKAVCVLGCEEFTAGRYFWEISVGREKQWLAGVSRKSVKRKGDIAYGPEGGIWAIGKWGGQYKATNHPCYPALSSNRELKKIRVSLNCPGGQVAFYDADTGEHLYTFSGASFMGETLLPFFNVHGEGHLLICP